Proteins encoded together in one Mycobacterium sp. MS1601 window:
- a CDS encoding VWA domain-containing protein produces the protein MTLPLLGPMSLSGFEHPWFFLFFIVIAALVVLYVMVQRARETRVLRFANMELLETVAPKRPTRWRHLPAIALITSMSLLTIAMAGPTHDVRIPRNRAVVMLVIDVSQSMRATDVAPSRLSAAQEAAKQFADQLTPGINLGLIAYAGTATVLTSPTTNREATKNAIDKLQLADRTATGEGIFTALQSIATVGAVIGGGDEPPPARIVLMSDGKETVPSNPDNPKGAYTAARTAKDQGVPISTVSFGTPYGYVEINDQRQPVPVDDEMLAKIADLSGGSAYTASSLEQLKEVFTSLQEQIGYETIKGDASVGWLRLGALALALAALAALVINRRLPG, from the coding sequence ATGACGTTGCCACTGCTCGGGCCGATGTCGTTGTCGGGCTTCGAACACCCGTGGTTCTTCCTGTTCTTCATCGTGATCGCGGCCCTGGTCGTGCTATACGTCATGGTGCAGCGGGCCAGGGAGACCCGCGTCCTGCGGTTCGCCAACATGGAGCTGCTGGAGACGGTGGCGCCCAAGCGGCCCACCCGGTGGCGGCACCTGCCCGCGATCGCGCTCATCACGTCGATGTCGCTGTTGACCATCGCAATGGCCGGGCCCACCCATGACGTGCGGATTCCGCGTAACCGGGCCGTGGTCATGCTGGTGATCGACGTCTCGCAGTCCATGCGGGCCACCGACGTGGCGCCCAGCCGGCTGTCGGCCGCGCAGGAAGCCGCCAAACAGTTCGCCGACCAGCTGACCCCCGGCATCAACCTGGGTCTGATCGCCTACGCCGGCACCGCCACCGTGCTCACCTCGCCCACCACCAACCGCGAGGCCACCAAGAACGCCATCGACAAGTTGCAGCTGGCCGACCGCACCGCCACCGGCGAGGGCATCTTCACCGCGCTGCAGTCCATCGCCACCGTCGGCGCCGTCATCGGCGGTGGTGACGAACCGCCACCCGCGCGCATCGTGCTGATGTCCGACGGCAAGGAGACGGTGCCGTCCAACCCGGACAATCCCAAGGGCGCCTACACCGCTGCACGCACGGCCAAGGACCAGGGCGTGCCGATCTCGACGGTGTCGTTCGGTACCCCCTACGGCTACGTCGAGATCAACGATCAGCGCCAGCCGGTGCCCGTCGACGACGAGATGCTGGCCAAAATTGCCGACCTGTCCGGCGGAAGCGCCTACACCGCCTCCAGCCTGGAACAGCTCAAGGAAGTGTTCACCTCCCTGCAGGAGCAGATCGGCTACGAGACCATCAAGGGCGACGCCAGCGTGGGTTGGCTGCGCCTGGGTGCCCTCGCGCTGGCCCTGGCCGCGCTGGCCGCCCTGGTGATCAACCGCCGCCTACCCGGGTGA
- the ripB gene encoding NlpC/P60 family peptidoglycan endopeptidase RipB, translating into MGRHLSPQHLRHKLFRLTRPALAVLVAVLLAIGAAAPASAEPDPGQWDPTLPKLISAGAPGDPLAIANASLAVTAQATEATMNLGRSFLQKLGLAPSDAAAGVAPGRVRGPQAIEYVIRRGASQIGTPYSWGGGKPTGPSTGVDSGANTVGYDCSGFTQFAFAGVGVLIPKYSGDQYNTGRKVPQSQAKRGDLLFWGPGGSQHVAIFLGNGQMLESSGSAGQVKVSPLRTAGLQPYLARIIES; encoded by the coding sequence ATGGGTCGTCATTTGTCTCCGCAACACCTGCGCCACAAGCTCTTTCGCCTCACCCGCCCCGCCCTGGCGGTGCTGGTGGCGGTCCTGTTGGCCATCGGCGCCGCCGCACCCGCGTCGGCCGAACCGGATCCGGGACAGTGGGATCCGACGCTGCCCAAGCTGATCAGCGCAGGAGCGCCGGGCGACCCGCTGGCCATTGCCAACGCCTCGCTGGCGGTCACCGCGCAGGCCACCGAGGCCACCATGAACCTCGGCCGCAGCTTCCTGCAGAAGCTCGGACTGGCGCCCAGTGACGCCGCCGCGGGAGTGGCACCGGGACGGGTGCGCGGCCCACAGGCCATCGAATACGTCATCCGCCGCGGCGCCAGTCAGATCGGCACGCCGTACTCCTGGGGTGGCGGCAAACCGACCGGACCCAGCACCGGCGTGGACTCCGGAGCCAACACCGTCGGCTACGACTGCTCCGGTTTCACCCAGTTCGCGTTCGCAGGTGTCGGCGTTCTGATCCCCAAGTACTCCGGTGATCAGTACAACACCGGGCGCAAGGTGCCCCAGTCCCAGGCCAAGCGTGGAGACCTGTTGTTCTGGGGTCCCGGCGGCAGCCAGCACGTGGCGATCTTCCTGGGTAACGGCCAGATGCTGGAGTCTTCCGGCAGTGCAGGTCAGGTCAAGGTGAGCCCGCTGCGGACCGCGGGATTGCAGCCCTACCTGGCGCGCATCATCGAGTCCTGA
- a CDS encoding Rv1476 family membrane protein, whose amino-acid sequence MSESLTQVGVFIPPEVDMPLVQAEVARDGVSAPPADEPGLLQVVEEAAQDGIDLKIVVIPNNPHIDTPLRDIATEVGQANPGSTVLVLSPSFAGTYSSEFDRVTLEAGEDLAKTGNPVQSSQNFVSQLNTPDFPWTGLTIVLTLGVFLAVIATRILAVKGKQSAAEKDASTSDS is encoded by the coding sequence ATGTCGGAGTCGTTGACGCAGGTTGGTGTGTTCATTCCACCCGAGGTCGACATGCCGCTGGTTCAGGCGGAGGTGGCCCGCGACGGGGTGAGCGCGCCGCCGGCCGACGAACCGGGCCTGCTGCAGGTGGTCGAGGAGGCGGCGCAGGATGGCATCGACCTCAAGATCGTGGTGATCCCGAACAACCCGCACATCGACACCCCGCTGCGCGACATCGCCACCGAGGTGGGTCAGGCCAATCCCGGTTCGACGGTGCTGGTGCTCAGCCCGTCGTTCGCCGGAACCTACAGCTCCGAGTTCGACCGGGTGACCCTGGAGGCGGGCGAAGACCTCGCCAAGACCGGCAACCCTGTGCAGTCCTCCCAGAATTTTGTGAGCCAGCTGAATACGCCGGATTTCCCGTGGACGGGTCTCACGATCGTGCTCACGCTCGGTGTTTTCCTGGCGGTTATCGCAACGCGCATCCTTGCGGTAAAAGGCAAGCAATCCGCTGCGGAGAAAGACGCTTCTACCAGCGATTCCTGA
- a CDS encoding DUF58 domain-containing protein: MTGPQSIHPPSFQRGEIGDPKLAAALRTLELTVRRKLDGVLHGDHLGLIPGPGSEPGDSRMYQPGDDVRRMDWSVTARTLVPHVRQMIADRELETWLVIDMSASLDFGTTGCEKRDLVVAAAAAITYLNSGGGNRLGAIIANGDSIVRVPALSGRQHEQSLLRAIATAPRAPQGVRGDLSAAIDALRRPERRRGMAVVISDFLGPINWMRQLRAIAARHEVLGVEVLDPRDVELPDVGDVILQDTESGITKEFRIDAQLRDDFAKAAAAHRAEVARTMRRCGAPLMTLRTDRDWIADIVRFVASRRRGALAGI, translated from the coding sequence GTGACCGGACCGCAGAGCATCCATCCGCCGTCGTTCCAGCGCGGTGAGATCGGAGACCCGAAACTCGCGGCGGCGCTGCGCACCCTGGAGCTGACGGTGCGCCGCAAGCTCGACGGGGTGCTGCACGGTGACCACCTCGGGCTCATCCCCGGTCCCGGTTCCGAACCGGGTGACTCGCGGATGTACCAGCCCGGCGACGACGTGCGCCGGATGGACTGGTCGGTGACCGCCCGCACCCTGGTGCCCCACGTCCGGCAGATGATCGCCGACCGCGAGTTGGAGACCTGGTTGGTGATCGACATGTCGGCCAGCCTGGACTTCGGCACCACCGGTTGTGAGAAGCGTGATCTGGTGGTTGCCGCGGCGGCCGCCATCACCTACCTCAACAGTGGCGGCGGCAACCGCTTGGGCGCCATCATCGCCAACGGTGACAGCATCGTCCGGGTGCCTGCGTTGTCGGGTCGCCAGCACGAGCAGAGCCTGCTGCGGGCCATCGCCACCGCCCCGCGAGCCCCGCAGGGGGTGCGAGGAGACCTGTCCGCCGCCATCGACGCGCTGCGCCGGCCGGAGCGCCGCCGCGGCATGGCGGTGGTGATCAGTGACTTCCTGGGCCCGATCAACTGGATGCGCCAACTGCGGGCCATCGCCGCCCGGCACGAGGTGCTGGGTGTCGAGGTGCTCGACCCACGCGACGTGGAACTGCCCGATGTCGGCGACGTGATCCTGCAGGACACCGAATCCGGCATCACCAAGGAATTCCGGATCGACGCCCAGCTGCGCGACGACTTCGCCAAGGCCGCCGCCGCCCATCGCGCGGAGGTGGCTCGCACCATGCGGCGCTGCGGCGCCCCGCTGATGACCCTGCGTACCGACCGGGACTGGATCGCCGACATCGTGCGATTCGTGGCGTCCCGTCGCCGCGGCGCGCTCGCAGGCATCTAG
- the moxR1 gene encoding chaperone MoxR1, whose amino-acid sequence MTSPGGSPNYTPGGAPGAHAAPAAPAPTQSNLAAEVHTLERAIFEVKRIIVGQDQLVERILIGLLAKGHVLLEGVPGVAKTLAVETFAKVVGGTFARIQFTPDLVPTDIIGTRIYRQGKEEFDIELGPVVCNFLLADEINRAPAKVQSALLEVMAERKISIGGKTYPLPKPFLVMATQNPIENEGVYPLPEAQRDRFLFKINVDYPSPEEEREIIYRMGITPPTPKGILNPGDLLRLQDLAANNFVHHALVDYVVRVITATRHPEQFGLGDVKNWISFGASPRASLGIIAAARALALVRGRDYVIPQDVIEVIPDVLRHRLVLTYDALADEVSAETVINRILQTVALPQVNAVPQQGHSVPSGIPNAPRGRWRLTVGDRTAEHPSAVVPAR is encoded by the coding sequence ATGACGTCACCAGGTGGGTCGCCCAACTACACGCCGGGAGGTGCGCCAGGCGCTCACGCCGCCCCGGCCGCTCCGGCGCCGACCCAGAGCAACCTGGCCGCCGAGGTGCACACGCTGGAACGCGCCATCTTCGAGGTCAAACGGATCATCGTCGGCCAGGACCAACTGGTCGAACGCATCCTGATCGGCCTGCTGGCCAAGGGGCACGTGCTGCTCGAAGGTGTACCCGGGGTGGCCAAGACGCTGGCCGTCGAGACCTTCGCCAAGGTGGTGGGCGGCACCTTCGCCCGTATCCAGTTCACCCCGGACCTGGTGCCCACCGACATCATCGGTACCCGCATCTACCGTCAGGGCAAAGAAGAGTTCGACATCGAACTCGGCCCCGTGGTCTGCAACTTCCTGCTGGCCGACGAGATCAACCGGGCCCCCGCCAAGGTGCAGTCGGCGCTGCTGGAGGTCATGGCCGAGCGCAAGATCTCCATCGGCGGCAAGACCTACCCGTTGCCCAAGCCGTTCCTGGTGATGGCCACGCAGAACCCGATCGAGAACGAGGGCGTGTACCCGCTGCCCGAGGCGCAGCGCGACCGCTTCCTGTTCAAGATCAACGTCGACTACCCGTCGCCGGAGGAAGAACGCGAGATCATCTACCGGATGGGCATCACGCCGCCCACCCCCAAGGGCATTCTCAACCCCGGTGACCTGCTGCGCCTGCAGGACCTGGCCGCCAACAACTTCGTCCACCACGCGCTGGTGGACTACGTGGTGCGCGTCATCACCGCCACCCGCCACCCGGAGCAGTTCGGTCTGGGCGATGTGAAGAACTGGATCTCGTTCGGTGCCTCGCCGCGTGCGTCCCTGGGCATCATCGCCGCGGCCCGCGCGCTGGCGCTGGTCCGCGGCCGCGACTACGTGATCCCGCAGGACGTCATCGAGGTGATCCCGGACGTGCTGCGCCACCGCCTGGTGCTCACCTACGACGCGCTGGCCGACGAGGTGTCCGCCGAGACGGTGATCAACCGGATTCTGCAGACCGTTGCCCTCCCGCAGGTGAATGCCGTTCCGCAGCAAGGGCATTCGGTGCCGTCGGGTATTCCCAACGCCCCCAGGGGCAGGTGGCGGCTAACGGTCGGTGACCGGACCGCAGAGCATCCATCCGCCGTCGTTCCAGCGCGGTGA
- the ripA gene encoding NlpC/P60 family peptidoglycan endopeptidase RipA → MRPVHGASPLLTLALLFSSPALAHAEPAPAPTSLAALIADVAEANQQLSDLGAAVQTEQEGVNKAILDVQTARDDVAAAQRELDLSRQGVRDADAAIAAAQSKFDDFAVASYINGPSVSYLTATDPGEIIANAATEHTLALSSQKVMADLQQARTEQLNQESLARAAKLKADQAAGAAQASQDNAVAALSAAQQRFADQQAQITQLGAKRDAAQAELAKARAAAAPGGAAAVVRTQAATVPAGPAGPVAGDWDHAPAAAPFGDVSQWDTTLPMVPSAFVSGDPIAIINEILKISSTSAQLTADMGRSFLEKLGILKPADTGITNGAIPRVYGRQASEYVIQRAMRQLGVPYSWGGGNAAGASRGIDSGAGTVGFDCSGLILHAFAGVGIKLPHYSGSQYNMGRQLPSSQMRRGDVIFYGPGGSQHVALYLGNGQMLEAPYTGSVVKVSPVRTSGMTPNVVRYIEY, encoded by the coding sequence ATGAGACCCGTCCACGGCGCATCTCCGTTGCTGACGCTGGCGCTGCTGTTCAGCAGTCCGGCCCTCGCGCACGCAGAACCAGCACCCGCACCCACCAGCCTGGCCGCCCTGATCGCCGACGTCGCCGAAGCCAACCAACAACTCTCGGACCTGGGTGCAGCCGTGCAAACCGAGCAGGAAGGCGTCAACAAGGCGATCCTCGACGTGCAGACGGCGCGCGACGACGTCGCCGCCGCGCAGCGCGAGCTCGATCTGAGTCGCCAAGGCGTCCGTGACGCCGACGCGGCCATCGCCGCCGCGCAGAGCAAGTTCGACGACTTCGCCGTCGCCTCCTACATCAACGGCCCGTCGGTGTCGTATCTGACCGCGACCGACCCGGGCGAGATCATCGCCAACGCGGCCACCGAACACACCCTGGCGCTCAGCTCGCAGAAGGTGATGGCGGACCTGCAACAGGCCCGCACCGAGCAGCTGAACCAGGAATCGCTGGCCCGTGCCGCCAAGCTCAAGGCCGACCAGGCCGCCGGTGCGGCGCAGGCCAGCCAGGACAACGCCGTGGCCGCGTTGTCGGCCGCGCAGCAGCGTTTCGCCGACCAGCAGGCGCAGATCACCCAGCTCGGCGCCAAGCGCGACGCCGCCCAGGCGGAACTGGCCAAAGCCCGCGCCGCGGCAGCGCCCGGCGGTGCAGCGGCGGTGGTCCGCACCCAGGCCGCCACGGTGCCCGCGGGGCCCGCGGGACCTGTTGCGGGGGACTGGGATCACGCACCCGCCGCCGCGCCGTTCGGCGACGTCAGCCAGTGGGACACCACCTTGCCGATGGTGCCCAGCGCCTTCGTCTCCGGCGATCCCATCGCGATCATCAACGAGATCCTCAAGATCAGCTCCACCTCGGCGCAGCTCACCGCGGACATGGGCCGCAGCTTCCTGGAGAAGCTGGGCATCCTCAAGCCCGCCGACACCGGCATCACCAACGGCGCCATCCCGCGTGTCTACGGACGCCAGGCCTCCGAGTACGTCATCCAGCGCGCAATGAGGCAGCTGGGTGTCCCGTACTCGTGGGGTGGTGGCAACGCCGCCGGAGCCAGTCGCGGAATCGATTCCGGCGCAGGCACTGTCGGCTTCGACTGCTCCGGGCTGATCCTGCACGCCTTCGCCGGGGTGGGTATCAAGCTCCCGCACTACTCCGGTTCGCAGTACAACATGGGCCGCCAGCTCCCGTCGTCGCAAATGCGCCGAGGGGACGTCATCTTCTACGGCCCGGGCGGCAGTCAGCACGTTGCGCTCTACCTCGGCAACGGCCAGATGCTCGAAGCTCCGTACACCGGTTCCGTGGTCAAGGTCTCGCCGGTGCGTACCAGTGGCATGACGCCGAACGTCGTGCGCTACATCGAATACTGA
- the fabG1 gene encoding 3-oxoacyl-ACP reductase FabG1, giving the protein MTDTAATEVPVGRPPFIARSVLVTGGNRGIGLAIAQRLAADGHKVAVTHRGSGAPEGLFGVECDVTDNAAVDRAFTEVEEHQGPVEVLVSNAGISQDAFLMRMTEERFENVINANLTGAFRVAQRACRSMQRKRFGRIIFIGSVSGMWGIGNQANYAAAKAGLIGMARSISRELSKAGVTANVVAPGYIDTEMTRALDERIQAGALEFIPAKRVGTADEVAGAVSFLASEDASYIAGAVIPVDGGMGMGH; this is encoded by the coding sequence ATGACCGACACCGCCGCTACCGAGGTCCCCGTGGGACGACCCCCGTTCATCGCCCGCTCCGTCCTGGTCACAGGCGGAAACCGGGGCATCGGTCTGGCGATTGCGCAACGGCTGGCCGCCGATGGGCACAAGGTGGCCGTCACCCACCGGGGCTCCGGCGCCCCCGAGGGCCTGTTCGGCGTCGAGTGTGACGTCACCGACAATGCGGCCGTCGACCGCGCCTTCACCGAGGTCGAGGAGCACCAGGGACCGGTCGAGGTGCTGGTGTCGAACGCAGGCATCTCGCAGGACGCGTTCCTGATGCGGATGACCGAGGAGCGTTTCGAGAACGTCATCAACGCCAACCTCACCGGCGCGTTCCGGGTGGCGCAGCGCGCCTGCCGCAGCATGCAGCGCAAGCGCTTCGGCCGCATCATCTTCATCGGCTCGGTGTCGGGCATGTGGGGCATCGGCAACCAGGCCAACTACGCCGCGGCCAAGGCCGGTCTGATCGGTATGGCCCGCTCCATCTCCCGCGAACTCTCCAAAGCCGGCGTCACCGCCAACGTCGTCGCCCCCGGCTACATCGACACCGAGATGACCCGTGCCCTGGACGAACGGATCCAGGCGGGTGCGCTGGAGTTCATCCCCGCCAAGCGCGTCGGCACCGCCGACGAGGTGGCCGGGGCCGTCAGCTTCCTGGCGTCAGAAGACGCAAGCTACATCGCCGGCGCGGTCATCCCCGTCGACGGCGGTATGGGCATGGGCCACTAG